CTTCACGTTTTAAATCAGCAACCACAACAGCAGGAATGTTATTTGAGATGGATGCAATAGCAGCTGCTTTTGTTGGAGGTGCTTCGCCCTCCGGTGGGATTGGAAAGGTTACCGGGTCTATTGTAGGTGCCTTTGTCATGATGTCCTTAACCAGCGGTATGAACCTGATGGGTATTGATATATCCTATCAGTATGTTGTCCGAGCACTGGTTTTAGTAGCAGCAGTAGTATTTGATGTAGCAACACGTAACAAAAAGAAGATATATTAAAGATTTGGT
This genomic interval from Atribacterota bacterium contains the following:
- a CDS encoding sugar ABC transporter permease, with the translated sequence SRFKSATTTAGMLFEMDAIAAAFVGGASPSGGIGKVTGSIVGAFVMMSLTSGMNLMGIDISYQYVVRALVLVAAVVFDVATRNKKKIY